DNA from Actinomyces sp. oral taxon 897:
CCCCACCCAGAACGAGACCCTCGGCGAGGCCGCCATGGCGCTCGCCGGCAAGCCGCTGCACAACCACGGCTGACCCAGCACACCAGACAGACAGAGAGTAAGGGAGACAGCAATGTCTAAGTCCGTGAAGATGCCCGCCCTGGGCGAGTCCGTCACCGAGGGGACCGTCTCGTCCTGGCTCAAGGCCGTGGGGGACACCGTCGAGGCCGACGAGCCCCTGCTGGAGGTCGCCACCGACAAGGTGGACACGGAGGTCCCCTCCCCCGCCTCCGGGGTCCTGCTGGAGATCCGTGTGGCCGAGGACGAGACCGTCGAGGTCGGCACCGTCCTGGCCGTCATTGGCGACCCCTCCGAGGCCCCGGCCGCCCCAGCGCCCACGCCCACCCCCGCCCCAGTACCGGCGCCAGCACCTACGCCCACGCCGGCACCCGCGCCTACCCTGGCGCCCGCCCCGGCACACGTGGTCCCGGCAGTGGCGACCACCCCCGTGGTCGCCGCGCCCTCGGCCCCGGCCAGGACGACCGAGGCCCCGGCCCCCTCCGCCTCGGCGGTGGCCAGCGCCGCCTACGTCACCCCGATCGTGCGCAGGCTCGCCCGCGAGAAGGGCGTGGACCTGACCACGGTCACCGGTACCGGCGTGGGAGGCCGCATCCGCAGGCAGGACGTCGAGGCCGCCGCGAAGGCCCTTGAGGCGGCCCGCCGGGCCGAGGAGGCCGCAAAGGCCGAGAGGGAGGCGAAGGCCGCGAAGGCCGCTGCCGGCCCTGAGCCCGTCGCGCCGGCGCCCGCCAAGGCGGCCAGGGTCGTGCCGGACACCACGCTGCGCGGCAGGACCGAGAAGATGAGCCGCCTGCGCCAGGTCATCGCCGAGCGCATGATCAACTCCCTGAGCACCTCCGCCCAGCTGACCACCGTGGTCGAGGTGGACGTCACCCGCGTGGCCGCCCTGCGGGCCCGGGCCAAGGACGACTTCCTGACCAGGAACGGCACCAGGCTCACTTTCCTGCCCTTCTTCGTGGCTGCGGCCACCGAGGCCCTCAAGGCCCACCCGAAGCTCAACGCCACCATTGACGGCAAGGACGTCACCTACCACGACGTCGAGCACGTGGGCATTGCGGTGGACACCCCCCGCGGCCTGCTGGTGCCGGTGGTCAGGAACGCCGGGGACCTCAATATCCCCGGCCTGGCCAGGCGCATTAACGACCTGGCGGCCCGCACCCGGGAGAACAAGGTCAACCCCGACGAGCTGTCCGGCTCCACCTTCACCATTACCAACACCGGCTCCGGCGGGGCCCTGTTCGACACCCCGATTATTAACCAGCCCGAGGTGGCCATCCTGGGCCTGGGCGCCATCCAGAAGCAGCCCAGGGTTATCAAGGACGCTGACGGTGGCGACGTCATTGCCATCCGCTCGGTGTGCTA
Protein-coding regions in this window:
- the sucB gene encoding 2-oxoglutarate dehydrogenase, E2 component, dihydrolipoamide succinyltransferase; its protein translation is MSKSVKMPALGESVTEGTVSSWLKAVGDTVEADEPLLEVATDKVDTEVPSPASGVLLEIRVAEDETVEVGTVLAVIGDPSEAPAAPAPTPTPAPVPAPAPTPTPAPAPTLAPAPAHVVPAVATTPVVAAPSAPARTTEAPAPSASAVASAAYVTPIVRRLAREKGVDLTTVTGTGVGGRIRRQDVEAAAKALEAARRAEEAAKAEREAKAAKAAAGPEPVAPAPAKAARVVPDTTLRGRTEKMSRLRQVIAERMINSLSTSAQLTTVVEVDVTRVAALRARAKDDFLTRNGTRLTFLPFFVAAATEALKAHPKLNATIDGKDVTYHDVEHVGIAVDTPRGLLVPVVRNAGDLNIPGLARRINDLAARTRENKVNPDELSGSTFTITNTGSGGALFDTPIINQPEVAILGLGAIQKQPRVIKDADGGDVIAIRSVCYLSLSYDHRLVDGADAARYLMAVKRRLEEGDFAGELGL